The following coding sequences are from one Paenibacillus sp. FSL R5-0912 window:
- a CDS encoding cation:proton antiporter: protein MNQFDDVFIQILILLAISMGVIAVAKKMNQPYSIALVVVGLLLGFVHIPILVEAEAFITQSHVFQAIIISLFLPILLGDATLKLPFSHLREQHKPVLALAFGGTLLSFLIIGLAVYWGLGLPLIVSFTFAALMSATDPISVISIFKSLGVPKNIVTIIEGESLFNDGIAVVLFQISSVYLLSYMEMGWVGVGSGILLFLKFSLGGILIGAIMGYLFSQLIRLYDDFPLEIGFSMLLFFGSYFIAEHFHVSGVIAVAVSGLIFGNYGSRIGMSETTKVNINSFWDVITLVANSLIFLMIGLEIRNIDFTDKWLLIVASILIVLAGRTIALYASLRFLKNFPASWKIVLNWGGLKGSLSIALALSLPASFEGRENILVLTFSIVLFSLLVQGLTIKPLVKKLDLTQDNVMEK, encoded by the coding sequence ATGAATCAGTTTGATGATGTATTTATTCAGATATTAATTCTGCTTGCCATATCCATGGGAGTCATTGCAGTTGCCAAAAAAATGAATCAGCCCTATTCCATCGCGCTTGTAGTGGTGGGGCTGCTGCTGGGGTTTGTGCATATTCCTATTTTGGTGGAAGCAGAGGCTTTCATCACCCAGTCGCATGTCTTTCAGGCGATCATCATCTCATTATTCTTACCGATTCTCTTGGGGGATGCCACCTTAAAGCTTCCTTTCTCCCATCTTCGGGAGCAACATAAGCCGGTGCTGGCTTTGGCTTTTGGAGGAACCTTGTTGTCATTTCTCATCATCGGCTTGGCTGTGTATTGGGGGCTGGGCCTTCCGCTTATTGTTTCCTTCACCTTTGCTGCGCTGATGAGTGCGACAGACCCCATTAGTGTGATTTCGATTTTTAAATCTTTGGGTGTCCCGAAGAATATTGTTACTATTATAGAAGGAGAATCTCTTTTTAATGATGGGATTGCTGTAGTGCTGTTTCAAATCTCTTCGGTGTACCTGCTGTCTTATATGGAAATGGGCTGGGTAGGGGTTGGCAGCGGAATTCTGCTGTTCCTAAAATTTTCTTTAGGCGGTATCCTTATCGGAGCGATAATGGGATATTTGTTCTCGCAATTAATTCGTCTTTATGATGATTTCCCATTGGAGATCGGATTCTCCATGCTGCTGTTTTTTGGAAGCTATTTTATCGCGGAGCACTTTCATGTATCCGGAGTTATTGCTGTCGCGGTAAGCGGGCTGATCTTTGGAAATTACGGTTCGCGGATAGGTATGTCAGAGACCACGAAGGTAAATATCAATTCATTTTGGGATGTCATCACCCTGGTGGCTAACTCATTGATCTTCCTGATGATTGGACTTGAGATTAGAAATATTGATTTTACTGATAAATGGCTGCTTATTGTCGCTTCGATTCTTATCGTACTGGCAGGACGGACCATTGCGTTGTATGCCAGTCTCAGGTTTCTGAAGAATTTTCCGGCCTCCTGGAAGATTGTTTTGAATTGGGGCGGATTAAAGGGAAGTCTCTCCATTGCACTCGCATTGAGTCTGCCGGCATCATTTGAAGGCAGGGAGAATATCCTGGTCTTAACCTTCAGTATTGTCTTGTTCTCCCTGCTGGTTCAAGGGTTGACCATCAAGCCGCTGGTAAAGAAACTGGATTTGACCCAGGATAATGTAATGGAGAAGTGA
- a CDS encoding Na+/H+ antiporter subunit A: protein MIILLPFLLAALMLLLKRNKRFHLGWIALPLPAALFIYFLTRIPAIRAGDPIVNNITWMPSFGVNISLVLDGLSLLFVLLITGMGALVVLYSIYYLDKLMEGIRQFYMYLLMFMGAMLGVVLSDNLMVLYGFWELTSVSSFLLIAFWHRRERSSYGAMKSMLITVFGGLAMLAGFNLLYVMTGTYSIREIVAQAGALTESAMFIPSMLLILLGAFTKSAQFPFHIWLPDAMEAPTPVSAYLHSATMVKAGIYLVARLTPLYAGQSEWFWLVSVTGLVTLIYGSFKAIRQTDLKALLAYSTISQLGLIMSLLGLGSAAAFFTGTGDAVFYTMATTAALFHLINHAVFKGSLFMVVGIIDHETGTRDLRKLGGLMSLMPVTFSVALIGAFSMAGLPPFSGFLSKEMFFTSVLNIREFDILSSGYWMQLFPVIAWIASVFTFVYSMIFVFKTFRGKLREDKLDKVPHEAPLGLLLSPVILISLAVVFAFFPDLVSATLIEPAMSSIHTGLLAPEEAFEVSIHFWHGWTPEIFMTLGVIAAGTLLFRIYTRLRVLDREASGRNTLNRIYDFSLRLLENGSRRLTDAYMTGSNRHYLLYIFSFFIISLLTVLLRQPGISFGMEQYASLSFYETAVVAAMLLAAFAVPFAKSRVNAILFTGGVGYMVTLLFVLFRAPDLALTQMIIETVSVILFLLCFRYLPKLKKQREPLRFKLPNLIIALGAGITMTLIALAAMGTSPFEPISEFFLKESYNLAGGKNVVNVILVDFRGFDTLFEIMVLGIASLAIYGLIHLRMEEELPPLQPAKKGTLPLRSNDVILQTMSKGIVLIILIFSLYLFFAGHNHPGGGFIGALMTSAALILITIAFGMDQVRKVLPVNYRLLTASGLLLAILTASGSFLFDAPFLSHAFGHFHLPVLGDTELATAVLFDLGVYLAVVGVTMNIILSIGGEKKWNS, encoded by the coding sequence ATGATTATCCTACTTCCGTTTTTGCTGGCTGCGCTTATGCTGCTGCTGAAGCGAAATAAACGTTTTCACCTGGGCTGGATCGCTCTGCCCCTTCCCGCGGCTCTCTTCATTTATTTCCTGACGAGAATTCCAGCCATCCGGGCTGGAGATCCTATTGTAAACAATATCACCTGGATGCCGTCCTTTGGGGTGAATATATCTCTGGTGCTGGATGGACTCAGCTTGCTCTTTGTCCTGCTCATTACCGGAATGGGTGCCCTGGTTGTGCTCTATTCCATTTATTATCTTGATAAGCTGATGGAGGGAATCCGCCAGTTTTATATGTACCTGCTCATGTTTATGGGAGCAATGCTGGGCGTTGTCCTGTCAGATAATCTGATGGTGCTGTACGGATTCTGGGAATTGACGAGTGTTTCTTCGTTCCTGCTTATTGCCTTCTGGCACCGCCGGGAAAGATCCTCTTATGGGGCAATGAAGTCCATGCTGATTACTGTGTTTGGCGGTCTGGCGATGCTTGCCGGATTTAATCTGCTCTATGTAATGACCGGCACTTATAGTATCCGCGAGATTGTTGCACAGGCAGGAGCCTTGACAGAAAGTGCCATGTTTATCCCGTCCATGCTGCTTATTCTCCTGGGTGCCTTTACGAAATCCGCCCAGTTTCCATTTCATATCTGGCTGCCTGATGCCATGGAAGCGCCGACTCCGGTCAGTGCGTATCTTCACTCGGCTACCATGGTTAAGGCGGGGATCTATCTGGTAGCACGGCTCACCCCTCTATATGCCGGACAATCCGAGTGGTTCTGGCTCGTTTCTGTCACAGGGCTAGTAACTCTAATCTATGGGTCGTTCAAAGCCATCCGGCAAACGGATCTCAAGGCCTTACTGGCGTACTCCACGATCAGCCAACTCGGCTTGATCATGTCTTTGCTGGGACTCGGGTCGGCGGCAGCCTTCTTTACCGGCACGGGGGATGCAGTGTTTTATACGATGGCTACTACAGCAGCGCTCTTTCATCTCATTAATCATGCTGTATTTAAAGGCAGTCTGTTTATGGTTGTGGGCATTATTGACCACGAGACGGGTACCCGCGATCTGCGCAAGCTTGGAGGGCTCATGTCTCTCATGCCGGTCACCTTCTCTGTCGCATTGATCGGGGCGTTCTCCATGGCTGGATTGCCGCCATTCAGCGGATTCCTAAGTAAAGAAATGTTCTTCACCTCTGTGCTCAATATCCGGGAGTTTGACATCCTGAGCTCAGGATACTGGATGCAGCTCTTTCCGGTAATTGCCTGGATTGCCAGTGTGTTTACCTTTGTATATAGCATGATCTTTGTCTTCAAGACCTTCCGCGGCAAGCTGAGGGAAGACAAACTGGATAAAGTTCCGCATGAAGCTCCACTGGGTCTCTTGCTGTCACCGGTGATTCTAATTTCACTTGCTGTAGTGTTTGCTTTCTTCCCTGACCTGGTCTCTGCTACGCTGATTGAACCGGCAATGTCTTCCATCCATACGGGATTACTCGCACCGGAAGAAGCCTTTGAGGTATCTATTCATTTCTGGCATGGCTGGACACCGGAAATCTTCATGACCCTCGGCGTTATAGCAGCAGGTACGCTGTTATTTAGAATCTATACCCGGCTGCGGGTACTGGACCGCGAAGCAAGCGGACGCAATACGCTGAACCGTATCTATGACTTCTCGCTAAGACTGCTCGAGAATGGTTCAAGACGTTTGACCGATGCTTATATGACAGGTTCCAATCGCCATTACCTGCTCTATATCTTCAGCTTTTTCATCATTTCGTTACTCACAGTTCTGCTGCGGCAGCCAGGCATAAGCTTCGGCATGGAGCAGTATGCCTCATTGTCTTTTTATGAAACGGCTGTTGTAGCAGCAATGCTGCTGGCTGCCTTTGCGGTTCCATTTGCCAAGTCACGTGTCAACGCGATTCTATTCACCGGTGGTGTAGGGTATATGGTGACGCTGCTTTTCGTTCTTTTCCGGGCACCGGATCTTGCACTCACCCAAATGATTATAGAGACCGTATCGGTCATTCTGTTCCTTCTTTGTTTCCGGTATTTACCGAAGCTGAAGAAGCAGAGGGAGCCGCTGCGCTTTAAGCTGCCTAATCTGATCATTGCGCTTGGAGCCGGTATTACAATGACGTTGATCGCTCTGGCGGCTATGGGTACCAGTCCTTTTGAACCTATCTCCGAGTTTTTCCTGAAAGAAAGCTACAACCTGGCTGGCGGCAAGAATGTTGTCAACGTCATCCTGGTAGATTTCCGCGGGTTTGATACCTTGTTTGAAATCATGGTGCTTGGCATCGCCTCACTGGCCATTTATGGTCTGATTCATTTGAGAATGGAGGAGGAGTTGCCGCCGCTCCAGCCCGCCAAGAAGGGGACGTTACCGCTGCGCAGCAATGACGTGATTCTGCAGACGATGTCTAAGGGGATTGTCCTCATTATTCTGATATTCTCCCTGTATTTGTTCTTTGCCGGACATAATCATCCGGGGGGAGGCTTTATCGGGGCATTGATGACTTCTGCTGCGCTGATCCTCATTACAATCGCATTTGGAATGGATCAGGTACGCAAGGTACTCCCTGTGAATTACCGGCTGCTTACAGCTTCCGGACTCCTGCTGGCGATTCTAACAGCGTCAGGCTCATTCCTGTTTGATGCTCCTTTTCTAAGTCATGCTTTCGGCCATTTTCATCTGCCTGTGCTTGGTGATACGGAGCTGGCGACTGCCGTCCTGTTTGACCTTGGCGTATACCTGGCCGTAGTCGGTGTGACGATGAACATCATTTTATCGATCGGAGGGGAAAAGAAATGGAACTCCTAA
- a CDS encoding MarR family winged helix-turn-helix transcriptional regulator produces METPRELLQIMSRRLGLLNKDCCSVGGCDLSATQSHLLYEIDRSHNPSMQQVAETLGTDITTFSRQVQSLVKMNLVKKTPDPADRRVYNLSLTPEGKMVATTIDQQMNEYLNEAFSHMSEFEVETLLRSIKLFNEAMGKSSNCCAPVKG; encoded by the coding sequence ATGGAAACTCCACGAGAATTACTCCAAATCATGAGCAGGCGTTTGGGACTACTCAATAAGGATTGCTGCAGCGTAGGCGGATGTGATCTTTCTGCGACCCAAAGCCATCTATTGTATGAAATTGATCGAAGCCACAATCCCTCTATGCAACAGGTCGCCGAAACACTCGGGACAGATATTACTACCTTTAGCAGACAAGTCCAGTCTTTGGTGAAAATGAATTTAGTTAAGAAGACACCTGACCCTGCGGATCGAAGAGTCTATAACCTGTCGCTTACTCCCGAAGGGAAAATGGTGGCTACAACGATTGATCAACAAATGAATGAATACCTGAATGAAGCCTTCTCACACATGAGCGAATTTGAAGTAGAAACATTACTACGATCCATTAAGCTTTTCAATGAAGCCATGGGGAAATCCAGCAATTGCTGCGCACCTGTAAAAGGGTGA
- a CDS encoding Na(+)/H(+) antiporter subunit F1: protein MIQVILTVAMIILALAMLACLFRLLKGPTRSDRVTALDTIGIHILAMITVFCMLLDTQDFLEVILVIGILTFIGTTALARYIERGAVIEDGGNPNDR from the coding sequence ATGATCCAAGTTATACTAACTGTGGCCATGATCATTCTGGCGCTGGCGATGCTGGCATGCCTGTTCCGTCTCCTGAAAGGGCCAACCCGTTCAGACAGGGTTACCGCACTCGATACGATAGGCATTCATATACTCGCTATGATCACCGTTTTCTGTATGCTGCTGGATACCCAGGATTTTCTAGAAGTCATTCTGGTTATCGGTATTCTTACGTTTATTGGAACAACGGCACTGGCCAGATATATTGAACGGGGAGCCGTTATAGAAGATGGAGGGAACCCGAATGACAGGTGA
- a CDS encoding arsenate reductase ArsC: MEQPIRLYFLCIQNRCRSQIAEAFARHYGGEHVIAESAGLESGEIHPYTVKVMKEVGIDISGNSSKTIDMTTFMQSKVIIKLCEQVNEKCPIVPFAIKNVQWDITDPLTHEGRLEDVRAARDHIQLRVLQLLKEMNVPVNE; the protein is encoded by the coding sequence ATGGAACAACCCATTCGTCTGTATTTCCTCTGTATCCAGAATCGTTGCCGCAGTCAAATTGCCGAGGCTTTTGCCAGACATTATGGCGGTGAGCATGTGATCGCTGAAAGTGCAGGACTTGAATCCGGAGAGATTCATCCCTATACGGTCAAAGTCATGAAAGAAGTAGGGATTGATATTTCAGGCAACAGCTCCAAAACGATTGATATGACAACATTTATGCAATCGAAAGTCATTATTAAATTATGTGAACAAGTTAATGAAAAATGCCCGATTGTTCCTTTTGCCATCAAGAATGTACAATGGGATATTACGGATCCATTAACCCATGAGGGCCGTCTGGAAGATGTGAGGGCTGCACGTGACCACATCCAGCTGCGGGTGCTTCAGTTACTAAAGGAAATGAATGTCCCTGTTAACGAATAA
- the mnhG gene encoding monovalent cation/H(+) antiporter subunit G → MTGELISSIIVVIGAVFCGLSAFGLVRLPDVYLRSHAATKSATFGVLCLLTGGFLYFWFKDGTVNVKLLLAIVFVFITSPVAGHLNGRAAYRSGVPLWKGSIQDDLKVLGEESQETSAK, encoded by the coding sequence ATGACAGGTGAACTGATTAGCTCCATTATTGTGGTAATTGGTGCAGTCTTCTGCGGTTTAAGTGCCTTCGGCTTAGTCCGGCTGCCTGATGTGTACCTGCGTTCACATGCGGCTACCAAAAGTGCAACCTTCGGGGTACTGTGCTTGCTGACAGGAGGCTTCCTGTACTTTTGGTTTAAAGACGGAACGGTTAATGTCAAGCTGCTGCTGGCGATTGTTTTTGTATTCATCACTTCACCGGTGGCAGGCCATTTAAATGGCCGGGCAGCCTACCGTTCCGGAGTCCCCTTGTGGAAGGGGAGCATACAGGATGATCTGAAGGTCCTGGGGGAAGAAAGTCAGGAAACGTCTGCAAAATAA
- a CDS encoding arsinothricin resistance N-acetyltransferase ArsN1 family A, giving the protein MTTLTVRQATSKDTESILRIYNQGIEDRIATLETETKDSSYMKAWFNDHQGRFSVVVAELEGEVIGWASLNPYSHRCAYHGVADLSVYIDRSFRGQGVGSFLLESLHKIAKENSFYKIVLFTFPFNQSGQGLYKKMGYRQVGVFEKQGILNGEFIDVMIMEKLL; this is encoded by the coding sequence ATCACTACATTAACTGTTCGTCAGGCCACTTCAAAGGATACGGAAAGCATCCTTCGTATCTACAACCAGGGGATCGAGGACCGGATCGCTACGCTCGAAACGGAGACGAAAGACTCCTCCTATATGAAGGCATGGTTCAACGATCACCAAGGCCGCTTTAGTGTTGTGGTCGCTGAACTAGAGGGTGAAGTCATTGGCTGGGCCTCCCTAAATCCTTATTCGCACCGCTGTGCCTATCATGGAGTCGCTGACCTCTCCGTTTACATTGACCGCAGCTTTCGTGGGCAGGGTGTGGGTAGTTTTCTCCTAGAGTCCTTACACAAGATAGCCAAGGAAAACAGCTTTTATAAAATTGTTCTCTTTACTTTTCCGTTCAACCAAAGCGGTCAAGGGCTATACAAGAAAATGGGTTATCGGCAGGTTGGTGTATTTGAGAAGCAGGGGATTCTGAATGGAGAGTTTATTGACGTGATGATTATGGAGAAACTGCTTTAA
- a CDS encoding arsenite methyltransferase, which yields MNKLTNDQIRQNVRGRYQTIAVKKVEAASSCCGPADSSCCDSPSDFDAISAKLGYSSEDLSAAPEGANLGLGCGNPQAIAELQAGEHVLDLGSGGGFDCFLASRQVGEQGHVIGVDMTPEMISRARDNAIKGKFNNTEFRLGEIEHLPVADNSINVIISNCVINLSPDKQQVFREAYRALQPGGRLAISDIVTTAELPPEIKNDLGELYSGCISGASSIADVEQMLRESGFSEISIEPKDESRAFIKDWVPGANVDQFIVSAVIKARK from the coding sequence ATGAACAAACTTACTAATGACCAGATCCGCCAGAATGTACGGGGGCGCTATCAGACAATCGCTGTAAAAAAGGTCGAAGCTGCCTCTTCCTGCTGCGGACCTGCTGACAGCAGCTGCTGTGACTCCCCATCTGATTTTGATGCCATATCCGCTAAGCTGGGTTATTCCAGCGAGGATCTGTCTGCAGCTCCTGAAGGCGCAAATTTAGGCCTTGGATGCGGTAACCCTCAGGCTATTGCTGAACTGCAGGCGGGTGAACATGTTCTGGACCTTGGGAGCGGTGGTGGATTCGATTGTTTCCTCGCTTCCCGGCAGGTAGGTGAGCAAGGCCATGTTATCGGTGTGGATATGACACCTGAAATGATCAGCCGCGCAAGAGATAATGCCATTAAAGGAAAATTCAACAACACGGAATTCAGATTGGGCGAAATTGAACATCTCCCCGTCGCTGACAATTCAATAAACGTGATTATCTCTAACTGCGTGATTAACCTCTCACCAGACAAACAGCAAGTATTCCGTGAGGCCTATCGTGCCCTTCAGCCTGGCGGGCGTCTGGCGATCTCTGATATTGTAACTACAGCTGAGCTTCCCCCTGAGATCAAAAATGACCTGGGCGAACTATATTCTGGTTGTATCTCCGGAGCCTCTTCCATCGCTGATGTAGAGCAGATGCTTCGGGAAAGCGGCTTCTCTGAGATTAGCATTGAGCCCAAAGATGAATCCAGAGCATTCATCAAAGATTGGGTTCCCGGTGCGAACGTTGACCAATTCATTGTATCTGCTGTAATTAAAGCGAGAAAGTAA
- a CDS encoding ArsR/SmtB family transcription factor: MFNSEMAEKLKLLGDKTRLTILGLLKDKEWCVCDLVEILNMSQPGVSQHLRKLKAQGLVKETKRAQWVYYSLNIEEGSFIQPVLSALPDTQTLLSLLKGEYTECACD, from the coding sequence ATGTTCAATAGTGAAATGGCAGAGAAGCTGAAATTATTGGGTGACAAAACCAGGCTAACGATACTTGGATTGCTTAAAGATAAAGAATGGTGTGTATGTGATTTAGTCGAAATCTTAAATATGTCTCAACCTGGTGTGAGCCAGCACTTGAGGAAATTAAAGGCACAGGGACTAGTGAAGGAGACGAAACGCGCTCAATGGGTATACTATTCCTTGAATATTGAAGAGGGTTCCTTTATTCAACCCGTTCTAAGTGCATTGCCTGACACCCAAACGCTACTGTCCTTGTTAAAAGGGGAGTACACGGAATGTGCTTGTGATTAA
- a CDS encoding alpha/beta fold hydrolase: MPHIEVNGTSLYYEMSGSGLPIVFIHDYSTSHHLFDPQADYFSKRAKVVVFDLRGNGQSGKMDVEISRIVDTQCEDLKLLLDALAVERAVIVACSSGAVLAQKFAYLYPERVINMVLVDSYFQGEYTARGGKVKGIFEVCAWAAHYLPAEMFIRSLRITYNKWLSAYHILRKELVHERTTELIMQRLALRQTDSYGFALRLQVPVLVVSGNQNEWALEQVKRTAGKYPSARLAILEDAMYPSHLCQPQLFNRILLDYLREQHSFQRAAAGK; the protein is encoded by the coding sequence ATGCCGCATATTGAAGTGAATGGAACGTCGCTGTATTACGAGATGTCGGGCAGCGGTCTGCCCATTGTTTTTATTCATGATTATTCGACCTCCCATCATCTGTTTGACCCGCAAGCGGATTATTTCAGCAAGCGTGCGAAAGTGGTCGTATTCGATTTAAGAGGGAACGGACAATCGGGGAAAATGGATGTGGAGATTAGCCGGATCGTAGACACACAATGTGAAGATTTGAAGCTGTTGTTGGACGCTTTGGCTGTAGAGAGGGCTGTTATCGTAGCTTGTTCCAGTGGTGCTGTGCTCGCCCAGAAATTCGCCTATCTGTACCCTGAGCGGGTGATTAATATGGTATTGGTGGACAGCTATTTCCAGGGAGAATACACAGCTAGAGGCGGGAAAGTGAAAGGAATCTTCGAGGTCTGCGCATGGGCCGCCCATTATCTTCCTGCCGAAATGTTTATCCGTTCTTTACGCATCACCTACAATAAATGGCTCTCAGCTTATCATATTCTCAGGAAAGAGCTTGTGCATGAACGGACCACTGAATTAATTATGCAGCGGCTGGCACTTAGACAAACGGACAGCTACGGATTCGCGTTACGGCTGCAGGTTCCTGTTCTTGTTGTATCCGGGAATCAGAATGAATGGGCATTGGAGCAGGTGAAAAGAACAGCCGGCAAGTATCCGTCTGCCCGCCTAGCGATCCTTGAAGATGCCATGTATCCGAGTCACTTGTGTCAACCCCAGCTCTTCAACCGTATATTGCTGGATTATCTTAGGGAACAGCATAGTTTTCAGCGGGCGGCGGCCGGCAAGTAG
- a CDS encoding Na+/H+ antiporter subunit D, whose amino-acid sequence MSNLLVLPILIPLTTAVILIFLKEKIRLQRVISALSGLLNILVAVLLVSRVHSEGIQTLQMGGWAPPYGIVFVGDMFAVLLVMMASIVSFAILLYSFGSIGEKRERFYYYTFFQFLLVGVYGSFLTGDIFNLFVFFEVMLISSYALISLGGTKLQLRETSKYLLINIVSSTLFVAAVAYLYAAVGTLNMAHLSQRIAEAGQGGVLNVIAVLFLIVFSLKAGLFLFFWLPGSYSAPPPAVRALFGALLTKVGLYAIIRTFTLLFVNDPGFTHAWIAWMAAATMILGSLGAVAYKDIPRILNYNVIISVGFVAFGLAVGTADSLNGAVFYLLHDMLAKGLMFILGGIIISAAGTDRLGSMGGMIKKYPFIGWMFFTLALALTGIPPLSGFAGKILIIRGALAEGMLTLSLIGLGSSLLVLYSLMKVFRLAFWGNEPVKELPKVSLKAASAVAAGLLLLVIAMGVGAESVYTYVSQAGEVLASPALYIEAIMKE is encoded by the coding sequence ATGAGCAATCTATTGGTACTCCCGATTCTCATTCCGCTGACTACGGCTGTCATCCTGATTTTTCTCAAAGAGAAGATCCGGCTTCAGCGCGTGATTAGTGCGCTCAGCGGTCTGCTGAACATTCTGGTTGCAGTGCTGCTGGTTTCACGTGTCCACTCTGAGGGCATACAGACCTTGCAGATGGGGGGCTGGGCTCCTCCGTACGGCATTGTATTTGTAGGTGATATGTTTGCTGTGTTGCTGGTAATGATGGCTTCGATCGTCAGTTTTGCGATTCTGTTGTATTCTTTCGGCAGCATCGGAGAGAAGCGGGAGAGGTTCTATTATTATACGTTCTTTCAGTTTTTGCTGGTCGGGGTATACGGCTCGTTTCTTACCGGGGATATTTTCAACCTGTTTGTCTTCTTTGAGGTTATGCTGATTTCTTCTTATGCGCTTATCTCACTCGGAGGGACCAAACTTCAGCTAAGAGAAACGTCGAAATATCTGCTCATTAATATCGTATCCTCGACACTGTTTGTAGCAGCGGTAGCTTATCTCTATGCAGCAGTAGGAACACTCAACATGGCACACCTGTCCCAGCGTATCGCTGAAGCGGGACAAGGCGGTGTGCTTAATGTGATTGCTGTTTTGTTCTTGATTGTATTTTCCCTAAAGGCAGGGCTGTTCCTGTTCTTCTGGCTTCCAGGGTCATACAGTGCGCCTCCGCCGGCTGTCAGAGCATTATTCGGTGCTCTACTGACCAAAGTTGGACTCTATGCAATCATCCGCACCTTCACGCTGCTGTTTGTTAACGATCCCGGCTTCACCCATGCCTGGATTGCCTGGATGGCTGCTGCTACCATGATCCTCGGTAGCCTGGGGGCAGTCGCGTATAAGGATATCCCGCGGATTCTGAATTATAACGTCATTATCAGCGTTGGGTTTGTAGCCTTTGGACTTGCTGTTGGGACAGCAGATTCATTGAATGGGGCGGTCTTCTATCTGCTGCACGATATGCTGGCCAAGGGACTCATGTTTATTCTGGGCGGGATAATTATATCCGCAGCTGGAACTGACCGGCTAGGCAGTATGGGCGGGATGATTAAAAAGTATCCGTTCATCGGCTGGATGTTCTTTACTCTTGCGCTTGCCCTGACAGGTATTCCGCCGCTGAGCGGGTTTGCCGGCAAAATCCTGATCATCCGCGGAGCTCTGGCTGAGGGAATGCTGACGTTGTCCTTAATTGGACTAGGATCGAGCTTACTGGTGCTGTATTCCCTGATGAAGGTGTTCAGGCTGGCATTCTGGGGAAATGAACCTGTGAAAGAGCTGCCTAAAGTGAGCTTGAAGGCTGCATCGGCTGTTGCCGCCGGACTCCTGCTGCTTGTGATTGCAATGGGGGTTGGTGCCGAGTCCGTGTATACTTATGTATCGCAGGCTGGAGAGGTATTGGCTTCACCTGCGCTATACATTGAAGCCATAATGAAGGAGTAG
- a CDS encoding Na(+)/H(+) antiporter subunit C has product MELLMAVAVGILFTIGVYLILSKSLLRIVLGTSLLTHGVHLLLLTMAGLKKGAAPVLGKADTYVDPLPQALILTSIVISFGVTAFYFVLAYRSYQTLGTDEMDSIKEDNE; this is encoded by the coding sequence ATGGAACTCCTAATGGCGGTGGCGGTCGGCATTCTCTTCACGATCGGTGTATACCTGATTCTGTCCAAAAGCCTGCTGCGCATTGTGCTGGGAACCTCCCTGCTGACGCATGGTGTCCATCTGCTGCTGCTCACAATGGCCGGGCTCAAAAAGGGTGCGGCCCCTGTGCTGGGCAAAGCGGATACTTATGTTGATCCGCTGCCGCAGGCATTGATTCTAACCTCCATAGTAATCAGCTTTGGGGTTACCGCCTTCTACTTCGTACTCGCGTACCGGTCTTACCAGACGCTGGGTACTGACGAAATGGACAGCATTAAGGAGGACAACGAATGA
- a CDS encoding Na+/H+ antiporter subunit E, whose amino-acid sequence MALQFLLNLLIAFLWMAINNNGSGSSFIVGYVLGIILLLILTKSLARTRPFYLIRIWAILKLLLIFARELTVSNFVVIGHIIRPKLAIRPGIFAYETALTSAWEVTLLSCLICLTPGTLTLDVSKDGKTLYIHAIDIKDAELLVTQIRGTFEQAIMEVTR is encoded by the coding sequence ATGGCCCTACAATTCCTGTTAAATCTGTTGATTGCCTTTCTGTGGATGGCGATAAATAACAATGGCTCTGGTTCAAGCTTCATCGTAGGCTATGTGCTCGGTATTATATTATTGCTGATTTTGACGAAATCCCTGGCCCGGACCCGGCCATTCTATCTCATACGTATATGGGCTATACTGAAGCTTCTGCTGATCTTTGCCCGTGAACTTACGGTCTCGAATTTCGTGGTCATCGGCCATATCATCCGTCCGAAGCTGGCTATACGTCCCGGCATCTTTGCTTATGAGACTGCCTTGACCTCGGCTTGGGAGGTTACGCTGTTATCGTGCCTGATCTGTCTGACACCGGGAACCCTGACCCTTGATGTTTCGAAGGATGGCAAGACGCTGTACATTCATGCTATTGATATTAAAGATGCAGAGCTGTTGGTCACGCAGATTAGAGGCACTTTCGAACAGGCAATTATGGAGGTGACCCGGTAA